A section of the Mangifera indica cultivar Alphonso chromosome 12, CATAS_Mindica_2.1, whole genome shotgun sequence genome encodes:
- the LOC123192382 gene encoding high mobility group B protein 14-like isoform X1, protein MAKKARKSQSSSTSSASNQYNLLLLSSHDFVLFNQTACYFEIFCTRMVLRRRQRVVSGEKERSASSARKLSVKHKKKYDKFEAKKPKKPPTAFFYFLEDFRKEYQEQNPNVKSMRDIGKACGEKWKTMTYEEKVQYYDIATEKRAEFDRAMADYIKRKESGEGQETEDDSEFDEYA, encoded by the exons ATGGCGAAGAAAGCAAGGAAATCGCAGTCATCTTCAACTTCCTCAGCCTCCAATCAgtataatcttctattactttcttctcatgattttgttttatttaaccAAACGGCATGTTACTTTGAAATATTCTGCACCAGAATGGTATTGAGAAGACGGCAGAGAGTAGTTAGCGGAGAGAAAGAGAGGAGCGCCAGCTCGGCAAGGAAGCTTTCAGTGAAGCATaagaagaaatatgataaatttgagGCCAAGAAGCCTAAGAAACCCCCTACTGCTTTCTTCTACTTTTT GGAGGATTTTCGTAAAGAGTATCAAGAGCAGAACCCAAATGTCAAGTCAATGCGTGAT ATTGGCAAGGCATGTGGAGAGAAGTGGAAAACAATGACTTATGAG GAAAAAgttcaatattatgatataGCCACTGAGAAACGAGCAGAGTTTGACAGAGCCATGGCGGATTATATCAAAAGAAAG GAAAGTGGTGAAGGTCAAGAAACTGAAGATGACTCTGAGTTTGATGAGTA
- the LOC123192382 gene encoding high mobility group B protein 14-like isoform X2: protein MAKKARKSQSSSTSSASNQMVLRRRQRVVSGEKERSASSARKLSVKHKKKYDKFEAKKPKKPPTAFFYFLEDFRKEYQEQNPNVKSMRDIGKACGEKWKTMTYEEKVQYYDIATEKRAEFDRAMADYIKRKESGEGQETEDDSEFDEYA from the exons ATGGCGAAGAAAGCAAGGAAATCGCAGTCATCTTCAACTTCCTCAGCCTCCAATCA AATGGTATTGAGAAGACGGCAGAGAGTAGTTAGCGGAGAGAAAGAGAGGAGCGCCAGCTCGGCAAGGAAGCTTTCAGTGAAGCATaagaagaaatatgataaatttgagGCCAAGAAGCCTAAGAAACCCCCTACTGCTTTCTTCTACTTTTT GGAGGATTTTCGTAAAGAGTATCAAGAGCAGAACCCAAATGTCAAGTCAATGCGTGAT ATTGGCAAGGCATGTGGAGAGAAGTGGAAAACAATGACTTATGAG GAAAAAgttcaatattatgatataGCCACTGAGAAACGAGCAGAGTTTGACAGAGCCATGGCGGATTATATCAAAAGAAAG GAAAGTGGTGAAGGTCAAGAAACTGAAGATGACTCTGAGTTTGATGAGTA